In Saprospiraceae bacterium, the sequence GACCTCTTCAATAGCTGCTTTGAATTTGGCTATTAAGCAATCGACGAGCTGTTCTGTGACTATATTCATAATAATAGTTTTTAAAAAGAGATACTTACTATTCTCCTTTTATTTCTATTATAACACAGACTTTTTAGAAAAAACCTTTCAAAATTAAATCCTAGTTAGGATAAAATTATATGATTGATTATCAACAATTTAAGAGATGAAAAAAGGTGAAAAAAAGTTGATTTTTCGGGAACTCCCTTTTTTATTGTTCGAGAATTACTTTGTAAAAAACGCATGTTTAGCCATTAGCAAGGCATTCTCTTCATTATCGACCTTGATGTATTTTAGGAAGACTTCCGGCCTTTTATGGCCAGTAATGCGCATAATGCTTAGCATAGGTACTCCGGCTTTATACGCATTCGTGGCGAACGACCTTCGGGCCGTATGAGAAGAGACCATTTCATACTTTTTATATGACTCTTCATACATCTTACCACCTCTATGTTCTCTTTTTATTATTGTTTCATTTATACCTGCTGATTCACACAATTCTTTTAGATAATCGTTCATCTTTTGATTACTGATTGGCTGTGGAAGTATATTGTCATATTTCGTTAGTATTGGATCAACAAGCGGGTGCAGTGGAATGATTAGTCGATCCTTTGTTTTTTCAATAGTCGTATCAAATATTTTTACTCCGTCAAGCGATCTTAAATTTTGAGGCTTTAGGATGGAAAAGTCGGAGTACCGGAGTCCTGTATATGAACCAACTATAAATAGATCCCGTACTTTATCTAACCTTTCATTTTTGGATAGGTCGAGGACTATTAGTGCTTGTAACTCATTTTCAGTTAGATAGATATTATCTGCTACCGTCTTTGAGACACTAATCTTCCTGCTCTTGTATTCTAAATTCTGATTGTAGCCCCTTTCCGTCGCATCATTAAGCATAGTACGAATAGTAGTCAATATCTTATTTATATGATTATTTGAAA encodes:
- a CDS encoding site-specific integrase; protein product: MNKPRFNLKNKAERETLISLIYRPFKERLVFSTGLKIPPRYWNYKALRAKATQDFMEHSFINFELDKIESMATEIARKYKAGNKALTALAFKSEMDHLYHGKLTQSTVKDFSSFIDKFVEERSKSSQYKTGSVQVYNTAKKHFNLFARAKTIRFEDLSVDFFHKFIQYLYDKDFSNNHINKILTTIRTMLNDATERGYNQNLEYKSRKISVSKTVADNIYLTENELQALIVLDLSKNERLDKVRDLFIVGSYTGLRYSDFSILKPQNLRSLDGVKIFDTTIEKTKDRLIIPLHPLVDPILTKYDNILPQPISNQKMNDYLKELCESAGINETIIKREHRGGKMYEESYKKYEMVSSHTARRSFATNAYKAGVPMLSIMRITGHKRPEVFLKYIKVDNEENALLMAKHAFFTK